In one window of Oncorhynchus kisutch isolate 150728-3 linkage group LG16, Okis_V2, whole genome shotgun sequence DNA:
- the LOC116354067 gene encoding uncharacterized protein LOC116354067: MCLWLNPGDSVTLSCEVDKTSTGWRFSWYRTVPYRAGLPSLSDKSYSLQPLSDNVTSEDSYTLIPAGPTPTGGYVCRAGRGDPVYYTLYSEPQFLWSGDLQPSVSLRISPNTTQHFRSMSLSLSCELKGNSTGWRLMRYTERGVESGCVSNWGSITGSTCIIRSTYTGDSGVYWCESGSGENINAVNITVEVVAPGSSTSVLVGVVVGLAVAGVLLVILLVLLCR, encoded by the exons atgtgTCTG TGGCTGAACCCTGGAGACTCAGTGACTCTGAGCTGTGAAGTTGACAAGACGTCTACAGGCTGGAGGTTCTCCTGGTACAGGACTGTTCCCTACAGAGCTGGGTTACCCTCCCTATCAGACAAGTCTTACTCTCTACAGCCCCTATCTGACAATGTGACTAGTGAAGACTCCTACACTCTGATCCCTGCTGGTCCTACTCCCACAGGAGGATATGTGTGTAGAGCTGGGAGAGGAGACCCAGTCTATTACACACTCTACAGTGAACCTCAGTTTCTCTGGTCAGGGG ATCTGCAGCCTTCAGTGTCTCTCAGAATAAGTCCCAACACAACTCAACACTTTAGATCAATGTCTCTCTCACTGAGCTGTGAGCTGAAGGGGAACTCTACTGGATGGAGACTgatgagatacacagagagaggagtagagtcaGGGTGTGTCTCTAACTGGGGATcaataacagggtctacatgtaTCATCAGGTCCACATACACAGGGGACAGTGGAGTGTACTGGTGTGAGTCTGGATCAGGAGAGAACATTAATGCTGTCAACATCACAGTGGAGG TCGTAGCTCCTGGATCCTCTACATCAGTCCTAGTAGGAGTGGTTGTGGGTCTGGCTGTTGCAGGTGTTCTACTTGTCATTCTCCTGGTCCTGCTGTGTCGATAA